A genomic segment from Nematostella vectensis chromosome 6, jaNemVect1.1, whole genome shotgun sequence encodes:
- the LOC125556698 gene encoding uncharacterized protein LOC125556698 translates to MDMQYVLDPYACATYILSYITKGQRGMSKLLEKATEEVKSGNRDIANKVRHIGNRFLNAVEISAQEAAYLVLQMPMRRSTREFQFINTSHPDERTFFLKKFDKLKELPDNSPDIESDNLIKRYQRRLKKLEKLCLAEFAAWFNCVSDKHADSASDKAFATGPDDFMPETNLEDNTDDDVPITEDVNEQESDTNQYHMRGGINLIKRKRPKIIRSVIIIILVTMLLQIQNINEQDRAIKEKPSELFGCFDPGKNKQHNQYDLLDDIGIFPRYNDQEELVVKRVSDFEYCALVRSLNEKQRQFFYHVLHTIKTSDEPLRLFLSGGAGVGKSSVTNVLYKALIRYLNSIVGENPDEIKVLKTAPTGKAAFNIKGYTLHAAFKIPANKGFEYCAFDNDRLNTIKAKLRKLHVLFIDEMSMVASGMFNFLNLRLQQIMGSKVPFGGISLIAIGDLFN, encoded by the coding sequence ATGGATATGCAATATGTTCTAGACCCATATGCTTGTGCAACATATATCTTGTCTTATATCACTAAAGGCCAAAGAGGAATGAGCAAACTTCTTGAAAAAGCAACTGAGGAAGTCAAGTCTGGTAACAGAGATATTGCAAATAAAGTACGGCACATTGGAAACAGATTTTTAAATGCTGTCGAAATAAGTGCTCAAGAGGCAGCATATTTAGTTTTACAAATGCCAATGAGGAGATCTACTCGTGAATTTCAATTCATTAATACTTCACATCCAGATGAAAGGACATTTTTTCTAAAGAAATTTGACAAGCTAAAGGAACTTCCGGATAATTCACCTGACATTGAGTCAGATAACCTTATCAAGCGTTACCAAAGAAGACTCAAGAAGTTAGAGAAACTTTGCCTGGCTGAATTTGCTGCCTGGTTTAACTGTGTAAGTGATAAGCATGCAGACAGTGCTAGTGATAAAGCTTTTGCTACAGGACCAGATGACTTTATGCCAGAAACTAATTTGGAAGACAACACTGATGATGACGTCCCAATTACTGAAGATGTAAATGAACAAGAAAGTGATACAAATCAGTACCACATGAGAGGAGGCATAAACCTTATCAAGCGTAAGAGACCTAAAATCATTCGCtctgtaataataataatattggtgACAATGTTGCTCCAAATTCAGAACATTAATGAACAAGATCGTGCAATAAAAGAAAAGCCAAGTGAactgtttggctgctttgacCCAGGCAAAAATAAGCAACACAACCAGTATGACTTGCTTGATGACATTGGCATATTTCCTAGATATAATGACCAGGAGGAGCTTGTTGTAAAACGAGTGTCAGATTTTGAATACTGTGCACTTGTTCGTTCATTAAATGAGAAACAAAGGCAATTCTTTTATCATGTCCTGCACACAATCAAAACTAGTGATGAGCCACTCAGATTATTCTTGTCAGGCGGAGCAGGTGTTGGTAAATCATCAGTTACAAATGTATTGTATAAAGCACTGATAAGATACCTGAACAGCATTGTTGGTGAGAATCCTGACGAGATTAAAGTTTTGAAAACAGCTCCCACAGGGAAAGCAGCTTTTAATATCAAAGGGTATACATTACATGCTGCATTCAAGATACCTGCCAATAAAGGCTTTGAATACTGTGCATTTGATAATGACAGACTTAATacaattaaagcaaaattgaGGAAACttcatgtattatttattgatGAGATGTCGATGGTTGCCAGTGGTATGTTTAATTTCCTTAATTTGCGTTTGCAGCAGATAATGGGAAGCAAAGTACCATTTGGAGGAATAAGCTTAATAGCTATTGGGGATTTGTTCAACTAA
- the LOC5514576 gene encoding uncharacterized protein LOC5514576: MLAALYVGIAVLAVAQSAGGCNEVAFEPIGCYRDSGRKPQPLTEQLSNDRNAIDWNKWNTLMPEMVCRCAKKALDSGYDTFGIQFYGECWSGPENLLDIDRDGVSTDCIGINYEKCPPGNRTCVGVSGSNFIYKIRQPQCAVEIERVGCFHDDQIPPRPLPLYILNERDPSAESYNGTDVDWNNWNTYMPGFICRCASLSRQRGYKIFSVQFYAECWSGPDARDTYDRNGESSQCVSKNYKPCKPDDKHCVGKQYTNFVYRIVERCDISYTQLGCFKDRLQEPRPLPIMISDEHDSSSRAYNGHLINFKRWDSHIEDMICRCAKRSFGNKYKIFGLQSYGQCWSGEGTRTYRRDGSSDRCITKQFNDCPPGGKHCAGEVAANYIYYITSCSVNFEPIGCYHDDMIIPRPLPDLILSERDSTSPVFNGKRIDWLHWDTYLPEFICRCAERAKELNRTVIGMQFYGECWSGVNGVNTYNRNGNSSNCVGAGFQPCEPGSKGCIGTQETNYVYRIL; encoded by the exons ATGTTAGCAGCGCTGTATGTAGGCATCGCTGTACTTGCGG TGGCTCAGTCTGCTGGTGGCTGTAATGAAGTTGCTTTCGAGCCCATCGGATGTTATCGAGACAGTGGTCGGAAGCCTCAGCCTCTTACCGAGCAGTTATCGAACGACCGGAACGCAATTGATTGGAATAAATGGAACACGCTCATGCCGGAGATGGTCTGCCGCTGCGCAAAGAAAGCCTTGGACAGTGGTTATGATACTTTTGGCATCCAGTTTTACG GTGAGTGCTGGAGCGGCCCTGAGAACTTGCTTGACATCGATCGCGATGGCGTCTCTACTGACTGCATCGGAATAAACTATGAAAAGTGCCCACCAGGAAACCGCACATGTGTCGGAGTTAGTGGCTCTAACTTTATCTACAAAATAC GTCAGCCGCAGTGCGCAGTTGAAATTGAGCGAGTTGGCTGTTTCCACGACGACCAGATACCACCCCGCCCACTGCCCTTGTACATACTGAACGAGCGTGACCCGTCGGCCGAGTCGTATAACGGCACGGATGTGGACTGGAACAACTGGAACACGTACATGCCGGGCTTCATCTGTCGCTGCGCTTCACTCAGCAGACAGAGGGGATACAAGATATTCAGCGTTCAGTTCTATG CGGAGTGCTGGAGTGGCCCGGATGCCAGGGATACTTATGACCGAAATGGCGAGTCCTCACAATGCGTCAGCAAGAACTACAAGCCTTGCAAGCCGGACGACAAGCACTGCGTGGGGAAGCAATACACCAACTTCGTCTACAGGATAG TTGAGCGCTGCGACATTAGCTACACCCAGCTTGGCTGCTTTAAGGATCGCCTTCAAGAGCCACGCCCCCTGCCAATCATGATATCTGATGAGCACGACAGCTCAAGCCGCgcatataacggacacttgATCAACTTCAAGCGTTGGGACAGTCACATCGAAGACATGATCTGCAGGTGCGCCAAGCGTTCGTTTGGGAACAAGTACAAGATCTTCGGCTTGCAGTCCTACG GCCAATGCTGGAGTGGCGAGGGAACGCGTACATACCGCCGTGACGGGAGTTCTGATCGCTGCATCACAAAACAGTTCAATGACTGTCCCCCGGGAGGGAAGCACTGCGCGGGCGAAGTTGCCGCCAACTACATCTATTACATAACTA GCTGTAGCGTTAACTTTGAGCCTATCGGATGCTACCATGACGACATGATCATTCCCAGGCCCCTCCCAGATCTGATTCTTTCGGAGCGTGACTCAACGAGCCCCGTGTTCAATGGCAAGCGTATCGACTGGCTGCACTGGGACACGTACTTGCCGGAGTTCATCTGTAGGTGCGCAGAGAGGGCCAAAGAGCTGAACAGAACAGTCATTGGCATGCAGTTCTACG GTGAATGCTGGTCTGGCGTGAATGGCGTGAATACCTACAACCGCAACGGAAACTCGTCGAACTGCGTGGGTGCTGGCTTCCAGCCGTGTGAGCCAGGCTCCAAGGGGTGTATCGGTACTCAGGAAACTAACTACGTGTACCGCATACTGTGA
- the LOC5514578 gene encoding uncharacterized protein LOC5514578 yields the protein MKLLLCLFGVALMCFDTVKGITLGVCSGGGPCETADFKAVGCFEDQFINRSLPNYIYNERDPTHPTYGNRSIEWYNWNNWLPGFACRCAAKAKELGYDVFGVQFWGECWAGHKSQHNAKKHGSSDQCYGYSYQSCAPNERFCAGRNLTNFVFEIVDLSCSVAFEKVGCFRDHHHEGARPLANYVISDRDDSVSSWSGSSIDWINWDTYMPKFACRCAEKAQELGNTFFGTQFYGECWTSRDGPNTFGRDGRGTECTNRCYEDCRFEDHCMGKQYHNYVYRLAGQCEVHITESECQVENPSNRAFNELIYSATDPLNSKFYGVLYDSSSWDTFFPTFLCRCARIAKATGHTKIGVTNYGDCYAGGSLDHGDSSNCRQGDDSTSCTSGAKKCAGKDATSVFVYTVA from the exons ATGAAGCTGCTTCTTTGCTTATTTGGAGTGGCTTTGATGTGCTTTGATACGG TTAAGGGAATAACTTTGGGTGTATGCTCGGGCGGCGGGCCGTGTGAGACAGCAGACTTCAAGGCCGTTGGCTGCTTTGAAGATCAATTCATTAATCGTTCCCTTCCCAACTACATCTACAACGAACGTGATCCTACTCACCCTACTTATGGAAATAGGAGTATCGAGTGGTACAACTGGAATAACTGGTTACCGGGATTTGCTTGCCGATGCGCTGCCAAGGCCAAGGAGCTGGGTTATGATGTGTTTGGCGTCCAGTTCTGGG gggaatgttgggCAGGTCACAAGTCACAGCACAACGCAAAGAAACATGGCTCATCCGACCAATGCTACGGCTACTCCTATCAATCATGCGCTCCCAACGAGCGCTTTTGTGCCGGCCGAAACCTTACCAATTTTGTCTTTGAAATTG TGGATTTGAGCTGCTCCGTAGCATTCGAGAAGGTTGGGTGCTTCAGGGACCACCACCACGAAGGCGCTCGTCCTCTTGCCAATTACGTCATCAGTGACAGGGATGACTCTGTATCGTCGTGGAGTGGCTCTTCCATCGACTGGATCAACTGGGACACCTATATGCCTAAG TTCGCTTGTCGATGCGCCGAAAAGGCCCAAGAGCTTGGTAATACTTTCTTTGGCACCCAGTTCTAtg GCGAATGTTGGACCAGTCGCGACGGCCCGAACACATTTGGCCGCGATGGAAGGGGAACGGAATGTACCAACAGGTGCTACGAAGACTGCAGATTCGAGGACCACTGCATGGGCAAGCAATACCACAACTATGTCTACAGGCTTG CGGGCCAGTGTGAGGTGCACATCACGGAGTCGGAATGCCAAGTAGAAAACCCTTCGAACCGCGCCTTCAATGAGCTCATCTACTCAGCAACAGACCCTCTCAACAGCAAATTTTACGGCGTCCTCTACGACTCGTCCAGCTGGGATACATTCTTCCCAACATTCCTTTGCCGATGTGCTCGTATCGCAAAGGCTACTGGTCACACCAAGATTGGTGTTACCAATTATG GTGACTGTTACGCCGGAGGATCCCTGGATCACGGAGACTCCAGCAACTGTCGCCAAGGAGACGATTCCACGAGTTGCACTAGCGGGGCGAAGAAATGCGCGGGCAAGGACGCGACATCCGTCTTCGTATATACTGTCGCTTAA